One candidate division KSB1 bacterium genomic region harbors:
- a CDS encoding secretin and TonB N-terminal domain-containing protein: MKIKSIIITLLLLIQSSLLFGQKNEIIDLSYTVWKNEIQCRITSIRKVPFGSIWLPDDQRLVVYLRESVWVSNQEQINPEFGPVKSVFGRQSKNDPSVVEIIIDFIEIKKYAINYLGNDVIVSIEKNTNSRPSIRNVSAKDRIERRGLDNNKKISMDYREADLPNILRLLAQQNNVNIVAGSDVTGNITISLRNVTLREALDNILFANGYDYILDGNVILVKLKEQFIASKSQTKIYRLKYIDAGNLKSVIKDMVSDDAKIHVLVPDFFTSVQASQGGIDNDKGKGPLASLTGGGSGIKSKEKKRSSILVVTESPGVIRKIDDIIAKLDVAAPQILIEAKLVELSPIDKSNLGIDWDKSISAKMLYQELLPSGETRDYSAINPDVRQRGNWSLGHLSADQFSAVLNYLQENTESKLISNPKILAMDNVTATISVGTNFPIPQINRGVGGQGDIVTFNYKDVAIVLNVTPHVTENDEIIMHVNPVIEEITGQVSVDGNSAPITSKRSVSTVVTVKDGDTVVIGGMIKEGLTKTVSKVFLLGDIPILGKLFRNTKYEKRQTDLLIFITPHIIP; encoded by the coding sequence ATGAAAATAAAATCAATTATTATTACGCTGTTATTGCTTATACAAAGTTCTTTGCTATTTGGGCAAAAGAACGAAATTATAGATCTTTCATATACGGTCTGGAAAAATGAAATTCAATGTAGGATTACTTCAATACGCAAAGTACCTTTTGGCAGTATATGGCTACCGGATGATCAAAGATTGGTAGTCTATTTGAGAGAATCGGTATGGGTCTCTAATCAGGAACAGATTAATCCTGAGTTTGGTCCGGTAAAATCTGTATTCGGGCGTCAATCTAAAAATGATCCCTCGGTTGTTGAGATTATTATTGATTTTATTGAAATCAAGAAATATGCGATCAACTATCTTGGCAATGATGTGATTGTTTCGATTGAAAAAAACACAAATAGTCGGCCATCAATAAGAAATGTTTCGGCAAAGGATCGAATTGAAAGAAGAGGGTTAGATAATAACAAAAAGATCTCTATGGATTATCGTGAGGCCGACTTACCCAATATTCTTAGACTATTGGCTCAACAAAATAATGTGAATATCGTTGCAGGCTCTGATGTGACGGGCAATATCACGATAAGTTTGAGAAATGTTACTTTGAGGGAGGCTTTGGATAACATACTGTTTGCCAATGGTTATGATTATATATTGGATGGAAATGTTATTTTAGTAAAATTAAAAGAACAATTTATTGCCAGCAAATCTCAAACCAAGATTTATAGACTCAAATATATAGATGCTGGAAATCTCAAAAGTGTAATCAAAGATATGGTGTCCGATGATGCTAAAATTCATGTTCTGGTTCCGGACTTTTTTACTTCTGTACAAGCAAGTCAGGGGGGTATAGATAATGATAAGGGGAAAGGCCCACTTGCTTCTTTAACAGGGGGAGGTTCAGGCATTAAATCCAAAGAGAAAAAGAGATCCAGTATTTTAGTGGTCACCGAGAGTCCCGGAGTTATTCGAAAAATTGATGACATCATCGCAAAATTGGATGTCGCGGCACCGCAGATATTAATTGAAGCCAAGCTAGTTGAACTTTCACCCATTGACAAAAGCAATCTAGGCATTGATTGGGATAAATCCATTTCGGCCAAAATGTTATACCAAGAACTTCTTCCCTCCGGTGAGACCAGAGATTATAGCGCGATAAACCCGGATGTTAGACAGAGAGGTAATTGGTCTCTGGGACATTTAAGTGCTGATCAGTTTTCTGCTGTACTCAATTATTTACAAGAAAATACGGAATCAAAATTGATTTCCAATCCCAAAATATTAGCAATGGACAATGTGACAGCTACTATTAGCGTCGGTACAAATTTCCCGATCCCCCAAATTAATCGGGGAGTCGGTGGCCAGGGTGATATTGTTACCTTTAATTATAAAGACGTTGCTATAGTACTGAATGTGACTCCTCATGTAACTGAAAACGACGAAATTATTATGCATGTAAACCCTGTCATTGAGGAGATTACCGGTCAAGTTTCAGTGGATGGAAACAGCGCTCCTATCACCTCGAAACGGTCAGTAAGTACTGTTGTGACTGTAAAAGACGGGGATACTGTGGTAATTGGTGGTATGATTAAAGAAGGTTTAACCAAAACCGTAAGTAAAGTTTTCTTGCTTGGCGATATTCCTATTCTCGGAAAATTATTTAGAAACACAAAGTACGAGAAAAGGCAAACCGATTTGTTGATTTTTATAACACCACATATCATTCCATAA
- a CDS encoding type IV pilus twitching motility protein PilT: protein MDKNTLNTLLQFAVSKDASDIHIAAGSAPIFRIHGTLKRVDAKIVSAEQTDFLISELLDDEQKLDLDKNKELDFAYALPGVARFRTNVYHQFRGKSIAFRIIPEKIRTLQDLNCPTGVYKLAREQEGLVLVTGPTGSGKSTTLAGMIDLIDTEKYYHIITVEDPIEYVYHGRNCLINQRELGPHTHSFANALRAALREDPDVILIGEMRDLETISLALTAAETGHLVFATLHTNSAAETVNRVVDVFPAGQQAQIRAQFANSLLGVVSQRLIPTMDGNSRVAAMEIMFATSAAKNLIREGKTHQIPSIIQTGIQFGMQSMDQSLMKFVQDRKISLDQAQLYANDVSFFKKAG from the coding sequence ATGGATAAAAATACGCTAAATACTCTACTGCAATTTGCGGTAAGCAAAGATGCATCTGATATTCATATTGCCGCCGGGAGTGCCCCTATTTTTCGAATCCATGGTACTTTAAAACGTGTGGATGCGAAAATCGTAAGTGCTGAACAAACAGATTTTTTAATTAGTGAACTTTTGGATGATGAACAGAAACTGGATCTTGATAAAAATAAAGAACTTGATTTCGCCTATGCTTTACCAGGTGTTGCCAGGTTCCGAACCAATGTTTATCATCAATTTCGTGGTAAGTCCATCGCTTTTAGAATAATACCGGAAAAAATTCGCACTTTGCAAGATTTGAACTGCCCAACCGGTGTTTACAAATTGGCAAGAGAACAGGAAGGTCTGGTTTTAGTTACGGGACCTACCGGTTCAGGAAAATCTACCACTCTAGCCGGAATGATTGACTTGATAGACACCGAAAAATATTACCATATCATCACTGTAGAAGATCCTATAGAATATGTTTACCATGGGCGGAATTGTCTTATTAACCAACGGGAACTCGGACCGCACACACACTCTTTTGCAAATGCTTTACGTGCAGCACTTCGGGAGGATCCCGACGTTATTCTAATTGGTGAAATGAGAGATTTAGAAACCATCTCATTGGCGTTAACCGCCGCCGAGACGGGCCACCTGGTTTTTGCTACTCTTCATACAAATAGCGCGGCCGAGACAGTTAACCGTGTTGTAGATGTTTTTCCGGCCGGACAACAAGCACAAATTCGCGCCCAGTTTGCTAATTCTTTATTGGGGGTGGTTTCTCAAAGACTTATTCCAACAATGGATGGCAACAGTCGGGTTGCCGCCATGGAAATTATGTTTGCTACATCAGCTGCTAAAAATTTAATCCGCGAAGGAAAGACCCATCAGATACCATCTATTATTCAAACTGGCATTCAATTTGGGATGCAATCCATGGACCAAAGTCTGATGAAATTTGTACAGGATCGGAAAATTAGTCTTGATCAAGCGCAGTTATATGCAAATGATGTAAGTTTCTTTAAGAAAGCAGGGTAG
- a CDS encoding T9SS type A sorting domain-containing protein, producing MRHFIVTLYFSIHCFIIFGQACYAQEAWIWQNPSPQGNYLRDIQIIDDSTAIAVGTLSTIIKTIDSGNFWDVQHYAGGSTNILWGVYFVNHQIGWAVGGTILNTTNGGKDWTPQIPGDWNGFRDIYFFDKNIGWAVGVNGIIYKTIDGGATWLPQVSGTSKDLWSVYFIDSRTGWAVGHDFTSGETGIILKTGNGGINWNAQSDELPVWFKSVYFVDSMNGWVVGFDGAILHTNNGGTNWNTQSNQSSANLFSVFFSNQNEGWAIGANGTILKTLDSGSNWIGKPSGTTNTLLSVAFTENTGYSVGLDGTILQSNDMGNNWSSRTTGVTPSLNSVFFINENTGWVAGENGSILKTDDGGVNWIVQNNQISKSLFSIHFTDVNSGCAVGADGTILTTNDGGSTWNLQFGGNEPYFLKSVYFFNPDIGWASGGGFVEGIGGTILNTTDNGLNWNANTNVTNYTLESISFVNANVGWSISVDGTIIKTIDGGVNWNKQTKLPIEGRTIFFVNETTGWAAGFYSNENQYYSSIYKTTDGGLTWDLQFDDLITLKSAYFINSMSGWVVGEAGVILKTADGGETWDRQASGTERGLASVFFIDGKQGWVIGTRGTILKTSTGGDAITGISETSIEQSIPSKYFLSQNYPNPFNPVTTITYLIPKSSFVSLKIYDILGRKVETLVKEFQFEGKFSIHFDAGQLPSGIYFYQLRTGDFIDTKKMVLIE from the coding sequence ATGAGACATTTCATAGTCACTCTGTATTTTTCTATTCATTGTTTTATCATTTTTGGGCAAGCCTGTTACGCCCAGGAAGCCTGGATCTGGCAAAATCCATCTCCGCAGGGCAATTACTTAAGAGACATTCAGATTATCGATGATAGCACCGCTATAGCGGTTGGAACGTTATCCACAATAATAAAAACGATCGACTCCGGGAATTTTTGGGATGTTCAACATTATGCCGGAGGTTCTACAAATATTCTGTGGGGAGTTTACTTCGTTAATCATCAAATTGGCTGGGCAGTCGGTGGCACAATTCTAAACACTACCAATGGCGGTAAAGACTGGACACCTCAGATTCCGGGAGATTGGAACGGCTTTAGGGATATTTATTTTTTCGATAAAAATATCGGTTGGGCGGTTGGTGTAAATGGTATCATATACAAGACAATTGATGGTGGAGCAACTTGGCTTCCACAAGTAAGCGGAACCTCAAAGGATTTGTGGTCCGTTTATTTTATTGATTCCAGAACCGGTTGGGCTGTCGGTCATGACTTTACATCCGGGGAAACCGGAATTATCCTCAAAACCGGTAATGGCGGAATTAATTGGAATGCACAAAGCGATGAACTTCCTGTCTGGTTTAAATCCGTATATTTTGTCGACTCTATGAATGGTTGGGTTGTTGGATTTGATGGAGCAATTCTGCATACCAATAATGGTGGAACGAATTGGAATACCCAGAGCAATCAATCCTCGGCTAATCTATTTTCTGTATTTTTTTCAAACCAAAATGAAGGCTGGGCAATTGGGGCTAATGGAACGATTCTAAAAACTTTAGACAGCGGATCAAATTGGATTGGTAAACCAAGTGGGACAACCAATACGTTATTATCCGTTGCGTTTACGGAAAATACCGGTTATTCAGTCGGTCTTGACGGTACTATTCTTCAGTCAAACGATATGGGTAACAATTGGTCGAGTCGAACAACCGGGGTTACACCTTCGTTAAATTCAGTTTTCTTTATTAATGAGAATACTGGATGGGTTGCGGGTGAGAATGGTTCAATTTTGAAAACCGATGACGGAGGGGTAAACTGGATAGTTCAAAATAATCAAATCTCCAAAAGTCTGTTTTCAATTCATTTCACAGATGTTAACTCAGGATGTGCAGTTGGAGCAGATGGAACCATTTTAACTACGAATGATGGCGGCTCAACCTGGAACCTTCAATTTGGTGGCAACGAGCCTTATTTTTTGAAATCCGTTTATTTTTTTAATCCGGATATAGGTTGGGCGAGCGGCGGTGGTTTTGTAGAAGGAATTGGCGGGACTATTTTGAATACGACAGATAATGGTTTAAATTGGAACGCTAATACAAACGTGACAAATTACACCCTGGAATCAATTTCTTTTGTGAATGCGAATGTTGGCTGGTCCATCTCGGTGGATGGCACTATCATAAAAACAATTGATGGTGGGGTCAACTGGAACAAACAAACCAAGTTACCCATTGAAGGACGAACCATATTCTTTGTTAATGAAACAACAGGTTGGGCAGCTGGATTTTACTCAAATGAGAATCAATATTACAGTTCAATTTATAAAACCACTGATGGGGGTTTAACCTGGGATCTCCAATTCGACGATTTGATAACCTTGAAATCAGCCTATTTTATTAACTCCATGTCGGGGTGGGTTGTTGGCGAAGCCGGAGTTATCTTAAAAACTGCCGATGGCGGCGAAACCTGGGATAGGCAAGCGAGTGGAACCGAAAGAGGATTGGCATCAGTCTTTTTTATTGATGGCAAGCAGGGTTGGGTAATCGGAACTAGAGGAACAATTCTTAAAACTTCGACAGGAGGAGATGCAATAACCGGAATCTCAGAAACGTCAATAGAACAATCGATTCCTTCCAAATACTTTTTATCTCAAAACTACCCAAATCCATTTAATCCGGTCACAACGATAACCTATTTGATTCCGAAGTCAAGTTTTGTAAGTTTGAAAATCTACGATATTCTTGGCAGGAAAGTTGAGACACTAGTCAAAGAATTTCAATTTGAGGGGAAATTCTCAATACATTTTGATGCCGGTCAATTACCCAGTGGGATATATTTTTATCAATTACGGACAGGCGATTTTATAGATACAAAAAAGATGGTACTCATTGAATAG
- a CDS encoding BACON domain-containing protein — MRISRVLLILSLCSLVAIFRCSKNPASSEPTISISTLLALFEPGQTTKNVTIGNKGGGELTWSAIEATDMPWLSIYPDSGQGGDQLTITINPANLNGGTHNASIQITSNGGDENLSVSVLISELLITPDVINFESSETSKELQIQNLGAGNLYWTISTFSNTPWLSLSSSSGKNAATVTLTVDRSFASGTRISESLLINSTGGNQNVSVSATNLPSSIVLEEFSDDLLNWDISDATGSLNNGFLELTGNNVNSIGQAGFELTSTRAAPWTYRVAFGRKNDFETAQSSIGMITDDDGTIMIIAFRFDVTTDPVTNWIAAGFVYDSNTGNGVWGHFENGFGHSTLIKTNPGEINDISWVMKPSKEIEIYVDGSLFFQTNELLALESTINEEITTGLAYVFIWATYNVTTIADWALIRDVDSPSKIHLGTSSLSGERRAIIEYARKKANDQFINGSWQNIPSLKEVIQQFK, encoded by the coding sequence ATGAGAATTTCAAGGGTATTATTAATTCTTTCTTTATGTTCACTTGTCGCTATTTTTCGATGCAGTAAAAATCCGGCTTCTTCCGAACCGACAATATCCATATCCACATTACTAGCCTTATTTGAACCTGGCCAGACAACTAAAAATGTTACAATTGGTAATAAGGGTGGTGGAGAATTAACCTGGAGCGCTATTGAAGCAACCGATATGCCCTGGTTAAGCATTTATCCAGACAGCGGCCAGGGCGGAGACCAGCTAACGATAACAATAAATCCTGCTAATTTGAATGGAGGAACACACAATGCATCCATCCAAATCACGTCAAATGGCGGCGATGAAAATTTGAGTGTTTCGGTTTTGATTTCCGAACTACTCATCACTCCGGATGTGATCAATTTCGAATCTTCGGAAACAAGCAAAGAATTGCAAATACAAAACCTTGGCGCTGGAAACTTATATTGGACGATCTCAACATTTTCCAATACTCCCTGGCTTTCACTTAGCTCATCATCCGGTAAAAACGCAGCAACTGTAACTTTAACCGTCGATCGAAGTTTTGCCAGTGGTACAAGGATTTCAGAATCATTACTCATAAACTCAACCGGCGGGAATCAAAATGTTTCGGTTTCCGCAACAAACTTGCCTAGTTCAATCGTTCTGGAAGAGTTTTCTGATGATTTATTAAACTGGGATATTTCCGATGCAACTGGATCACTCAATAACGGATTTTTAGAACTCACAGGTAATAATGTTAACAGTATTGGTCAAGCAGGCTTCGAATTGACTTCAACGAGAGCTGCACCCTGGACATATCGGGTTGCCTTTGGCCGAAAAAATGATTTTGAAACTGCCCAGAGCAGTATCGGAATGATAACTGATGACGACGGAACCATAATGATCATCGCGTTTCGTTTTGATGTGACCACTGACCCAGTTACTAATTGGATCGCAGCAGGTTTTGTTTATGATTCCAATACAGGCAATGGCGTTTGGGGCCATTTTGAAAATGGATTTGGCCATTCCACTCTTATTAAAACCAATCCTGGTGAAATTAATGATATTTCATGGGTGATGAAACCAAGCAAAGAAATAGAAATTTACGTGGATGGCAGTTTATTCTTCCAGACGAATGAGTTGCTTGCACTGGAGAGTACCATCAATGAAGAAATAACCACAGGGCTTGCCTATGTCTTCATTTGGGCAACTTATAATGTAACTACAATTGCCGATTGGGCATTAATTCGGGATGTTGATAGTCCTAGTAAAATTCATCTAGGTACCAGCTCTCTATCGGGTGAGAGACGGGCGATCATTGAATATGCCAGGAAGAAGGCAAACGATCAATTTATAAACGGATCATGGCAAAATATACCTTCTTTAAAAGAGGTCATTCAACAATTCAAGTAA
- a CDS encoding M24 family metallopeptidase, translating into MMNLQEIQTALNEADIDGWLCYDFHNQDHLSYRVLGLDFGNFTSRRWFYYIPANGEPTRLTHTVEPRKLDSLPGSQRYYLAYGQLHKELENILGSPKKVAMQYSPLNNIPYISMADAGTVELVRSFGHTIVSSADLVQLFESRIDEKGFQSHIDAGKIVLEIKDQAYAEIGRAIRESLSLTEYEIQQFIANKFDENGLTDDGHHPIVGVNDHPCNPHFEPTKENSYNFKKGDCVLIDLWAKKKEPGSIYFDVTWCGFIGEDPPAKYLEIFDVVSRARDAAVSFVKDKFAKGDDCYGWQVDDVCRNVIKDAGYGQYFIHRTGHSIGEEVHGNGVNIDNLETKDERKLIPGICFSIEPGIYLKEIAVRSEINVFITMDGDVVIEGEPQKELILVR; encoded by the coding sequence ATGATGAACCTACAAGAAATACAGACAGCGCTCAATGAAGCGGACATCGATGGATGGTTATGCTATGACTTTCACAACCAGGATCATCTATCTTACCGGGTCCTGGGATTAGATTTTGGCAATTTTACATCTCGAAGGTGGTTTTATTATATTCCTGCTAATGGAGAGCCTACAAGGCTTACGCATACTGTTGAGCCAAGAAAACTGGATTCTTTACCTGGCTCCCAAAGGTATTATCTTGCCTACGGACAATTGCATAAAGAACTTGAAAACATTTTGGGAAGTCCTAAAAAAGTTGCTATGCAATATTCACCATTAAATAACATTCCTTACATCTCCATGGCAGATGCAGGCACAGTGGAATTAGTGCGAAGTTTTGGTCATACAATTGTTTCGTCTGCCGATCTTGTCCAACTGTTTGAATCACGAATTGATGAAAAGGGATTTCAGTCTCATATTGATGCCGGCAAAATTGTCCTGGAAATTAAAGATCAAGCCTATGCAGAAATCGGTCGTGCCATTCGTGAAAGCCTCTCGTTGACGGAATATGAAATTCAGCAATTCATTGCAAATAAATTCGATGAGAATGGCTTAACCGATGACGGTCATCATCCTATCGTTGGCGTTAACGATCATCCCTGCAATCCTCATTTTGAGCCCACGAAAGAGAATAGCTACAATTTCAAAAAGGGCGATTGTGTTTTGATTGACCTGTGGGCAAAAAAGAAAGAACCCGGGTCTATTTATTTCGATGTTACCTGGTGTGGATTTATCGGTGAAGATCCACCGGCAAAATATCTTGAAATATTCGATGTCGTATCCAGAGCACGAGACGCGGCAGTTTCCTTTGTGAAAGATAAATTTGCCAAAGGCGATGATTGTTATGGCTGGCAAGTCGACGATGTTTGTCGAAATGTTATTAAGGATGCAGGATATGGACAATATTTCATCCACAGAACCGGGCATTCAATTGGAGAAGAAGTTCATGGTAATGGCGTTAATATCGACAACCTGGAAACCAAGGATGAACGGAAATTAATACCTGGCATCTGCTTTTCCATTGAACCGGGAATTTACCTGAAAGAAATAGCTGTGCGTTCGGAGATCAATGTTTTCATAACAATGGATGGTGACGTTGTCATTGAAGGAGAACCACAGAAAGAGCTCATTTTGGTTCGTTAA
- a CDS encoding YjbQ family protein, whose protein sequence is MKFHTEYLWFETKTRREYINITGEVQGAVKKSGIQEGMVLVSAMHITAAVYVNDAESGLIQDIDDWLDKLAPQGPNYRHHRTGEDNGDAHLKNLLLHHEVVIPVTNGKCDFGPWQEVYYAEFDGMRRKRVIIKVMGE, encoded by the coding sequence ATGAAGTTTCACACAGAGTATCTTTGGTTTGAAACCAAAACCAGGAGAGAGTACATCAACATAACAGGAGAAGTTCAAGGGGCTGTAAAAAAGAGCGGGATTCAGGAAGGCATGGTTCTGGTTTCTGCCATGCATATTACGGCCGCAGTTTATGTTAACGATGCCGAATCCGGCTTAATTCAGGATATCGATGATTGGTTGGACAAATTAGCTCCGCAAGGTCCAAATTACCGGCATCATCGTACCGGGGAAGACAATGGAGATGCACATCTTAAAAATTTATTGTTGCATCATGAAGTGGTTATACCGGTTACCAATGGAAAATGTGATTTTGGCCCATGGCAGGAAGTGTATTACGCGGAGTTCGATGGCATGCGGCGAAAGCGGGTAATTATTAAGGTCATGGGCGAATGA
- a CDS encoding HAD hydrolase-like protein, which translates to MKMRIILFDIDGTIMMSGGAGRKAMTQSFQEVYGVADGLKEVVLSGRTDPLILSEALASKGIISDEKDKNRFKERYFELLAECIQMDLPGKNLFPGILEILQKLTQTDNVATGLLTGNWQQGAKTKLGYFNLYDFFPFGAFGDDSPDRNKLLPFAMERCNGNGVASDPTQAIVIGDTPMDIECAHVHGAKVMAVATGSFSYSELENHNPDWLFEDLSNVGEVLGILEG; encoded by the coding sequence ATGAAGATGAGAATTATTCTTTTTGATATCGACGGTACGATTATGATGTCAGGTGGAGCAGGAAGAAAAGCCATGACGCAATCTTTCCAGGAAGTCTATGGTGTTGCTGACGGTTTGAAAGAAGTAGTTTTAAGCGGCAGAACCGATCCCCTGATTTTGTCTGAAGCCCTTGCATCGAAAGGAATAATTTCGGATGAAAAGGATAAGAATCGCTTCAAAGAGAGGTATTTTGAATTATTGGCAGAATGCATTCAAATGGATTTACCGGGGAAAAACCTATTTCCGGGAATCCTGGAAATATTGCAAAAACTAACCCAAACAGACAATGTTGCAACCGGGCTCCTGACAGGAAATTGGCAGCAAGGCGCGAAAACCAAGCTTGGTTATTTTAATCTTTATGATTTTTTTCCTTTCGGTGCTTTTGGCGATGATTCTCCTGACCGCAATAAACTCCTGCCTTTTGCCATGGAGCGCTGCAATGGCAATGGTGTTGCTTCGGATCCGACCCAGGCGATCGTGATAGGCGATACTCCTATGGATATAGAGTGCGCCCATGTGCATGGCGCAAAAGTAATGGCTGTTGCCACAGGATCCTTTTCTTATTCAGAACTGGAAAACCATAATCCGGATTGGTTGTTTGAAGATTTATCAAATGTTGGGGAGGTCCTGGGGATTTTGGAAGGGTGA
- a CDS encoding DoxX family membrane protein, translating to MPPFLILIVCFAIIFLMNKFTLKGKLTLSFVGRAALAIMLIFTGIAHFTMTESMIQMLPEFIPYKKETVYLTGILEISASIGLLIQRLSKLTSILLIVFFLAILPANIVGSIKQVNFGGMAKGVSHLYFRIPLQVLFIFWTYYFGIKKNEH from the coding sequence TTGCCTCCATTCCTAATTCTAATCGTTTGCTTTGCAATAATATTTCTGATGAACAAATTTACCCTCAAAGGCAAATTAACCTTATCCTTCGTTGGCAGGGCCGCACTAGCTATAATGCTGATATTTACTGGAATAGCTCATTTTACCATGACTGAATCTATGATTCAGATGCTTCCTGAATTTATCCCTTATAAAAAGGAAACTGTTTACTTAACTGGTATTCTAGAAATTTCAGCTTCAATAGGATTACTAATTCAAAGACTATCAAAACTAACCAGCATATTGTTAATCGTATTTTTTCTAGCAATATTACCTGCCAATATTGTTGGTAGTATAAAACAAGTTAATTTTGGCGGAATGGCAAAAGGGGTCAGTCATCTATATTTTAGAATCCCTTTACAGGTACTATTCATTTTTTGGACCTATTATTTTGGCATCAAAAAAAATGAACATTAG